The proteins below are encoded in one region of Zavarzinia compransoris:
- a CDS encoding hydrogen peroxide-inducible genes activator yields MKHLRYFEALARLQHFGRAAEACAISQPALSLQIKELEEILGSPLVERGSKQIHLTGFGEIFAARAHDILRAVDDLEDLARASRRPLSGRLRLGVIPTVAPYYLPAAIKTLTLHFPHLDLHPREAVTQTLIAELAAGRLDTALVALPVSEPGLFETPLFDEDFLLVRPAADAALPPPGLDTLPDLRLLLLEEGHCFRDQAISFCRIPAARSKDLMEGSSLGTLVQMVGAGIGVTLIPEMAVPVESRAAPVSIVALPAPPPSRTIGLVWRKTPPLARHLNAIAEALRTAGRPGG; encoded by the coding sequence ATGAAGCATCTCCGCTATTTCGAGGCGCTGGCCCGCCTGCAGCATTTCGGGCGGGCCGCCGAAGCCTGCGCGATCTCGCAGCCGGCGCTTTCGCTGCAGATCAAGGAATTGGAAGAGATTCTCGGCTCGCCCCTGGTCGAGCGCGGCTCGAAGCAGATCCATCTGACCGGTTTCGGCGAGATCTTCGCGGCGCGGGCCCATGACATCCTGCGCGCGGTCGATGATCTCGAGGATCTGGCCCGGGCCTCGCGCCGGCCGCTTTCGGGCCGGCTGCGGCTGGGCGTAATCCCGACCGTGGCGCCCTATTACCTGCCGGCGGCGATCAAGACGCTGACGCTGCATTTTCCCCACCTCGACCTGCACCCGCGGGAAGCGGTGACCCAGACCCTGATCGCCGAACTGGCGGCCGGCCGCCTCGACACCGCGCTCGTCGCCCTGCCGGTCTCGGAACCGGGCCTGTTCGAAACGCCGCTGTTCGACGAGGATTTCCTCCTGGTCCGGCCGGCGGCCGATGCGGCGCTGCCGCCGCCGGGCCTGGATACCCTGCCCGATCTGCGCCTGCTGCTCCTTGAGGAAGGTCACTGTTTCCGCGATCAGGCGATTTCCTTCTGCCGGATTCCGGCCGCGCGCTCGAAGGACCTGATGGAGGGGAGTTCGCTCGGCACCCTGGTGCAGATGGTCGGGGCCGGGATCGGCGTCACCCTGATCCCGGAAATGGCGGTGCCGGTCGAGAGCCGCGCCGCGCCGGTCTCGATCGTCGCCCTGCCGGCGCCGCCGCCGTCGCGGACCATCGGCCTCGTCTGGCGGAAGACGCCCCCCCTCGCCCGCCACCTGAATGCGATCGCCGAGGCGTTGCGCACCGCCGGCCGGCCGGGCGGCTGA
- the katG gene encoding catalase/peroxidase HPI gives MGGDDRKSAGKCPVMHGGNTTTGASVTDWWPNALNLDILHQHDSKTNPLGQGFDYREAVKTLDFEGVKRDVRALMTESQDWWPADWGHYGGLMIRMTWHAAGSYRTADGRGGAGTGNQRFAPLNSWPDNVSLDKARRLLWPVKKKYGNKLSWADLIALAGTIAYESMGLKTFGFGFGRADIWHPEKDVYWGAEKEWLAPSDGRYENVDQPATMENPLAAVQMGLIYVNPEGVNGKPDPLKTAAQVRETFARMAMDDEETVALTAGGHTVGKTHGNGDAALLGPAPEAADVDQQGLGWANPNQTGKGRYTVTSGIEGAWTTHPTRWDNGYFDMLFNHDWELRKSPAGAWQWEPVAIEDADRPVDVEDPSIRHNPIMTDADMAMKVDPVYREISLRFKDDQAYFSDVFARAWFKLTHRDMGPKVRYVGPDVPAEDLIWQDPVPAGRTDYDVAAVKAQIAAGGLAVADLVATAWDSARTFRGSDMRGGANGARLRLAPQKDWEGNEPARLAKVLAVLEPIAAAAGASVADVIVLAGNVGIEQAAKAAGVDVAVPFAPGRGDATDAGTDAASFAVLEPIHDGFRNWLKRDYAPAAEELLLDRAQLMGLTAPEVTVLVGGLRVLGANHGGSRHGVFTERAGALTTDFFVALTDMAYAWKPAGQGVYAVVDRKTGAAKWTATRVDLVFGSNSILRAYAEVYAQDDAGEKFVHDFVAAWTKVMNADRYDLA, from the coding sequence ATGGGTGGAGATGATCGGAAGTCGGCCGGTAAATGTCCGGTGATGCACGGCGGCAATACGACCACCGGCGCATCGGTCACGGACTGGTGGCCGAACGCGCTGAACCTGGACATCCTGCACCAGCACGACAGCAAGACCAATCCCCTGGGCCAGGGCTTCGACTACCGCGAGGCGGTGAAGACCCTGGACTTTGAAGGGGTGAAGCGCGACGTCCGCGCCCTGATGACCGAAAGCCAGGATTGGTGGCCGGCCGACTGGGGCCACTACGGCGGGTTGATGATCCGCATGACCTGGCACGCGGCCGGTTCCTACCGCACCGCCGACGGCCGGGGCGGCGCCGGTACCGGCAACCAGCGTTTCGCGCCCCTGAATTCCTGGCCCGATAACGTCAGCCTGGACAAGGCCCGCCGCCTGCTGTGGCCGGTAAAGAAGAAATACGGCAACAAGCTGAGCTGGGCCGACCTGATCGCGCTGGCCGGCACCATCGCCTATGAATCGATGGGCCTGAAGACTTTCGGCTTCGGCTTCGGCCGCGCCGACATCTGGCACCCCGAGAAGGACGTCTATTGGGGCGCCGAGAAGGAATGGCTGGCGCCCAGCGACGGCCGCTATGAAAACGTCGACCAGCCCGCGACCATGGAAAACCCGCTGGCCGCGGTCCAGATGGGCCTGATCTACGTCAACCCGGAAGGCGTGAACGGCAAGCCCGATCCCCTGAAGACCGCGGCCCAGGTGCGCGAGACCTTCGCCCGCATGGCGATGGACGACGAGGAGACCGTGGCCCTGACCGCCGGCGGCCACACCGTCGGCAAGACCCATGGCAACGGCGATGCCGCCCTGCTCGGCCCCGCGCCGGAAGCGGCGGACGTCGACCAGCAGGGCCTCGGCTGGGCCAACCCGAACCAGACCGGCAAGGGCCGCTACACCGTGACCAGCGGTATCGAAGGCGCCTGGACCACCCACCCGACCCGCTGGGACAACGGCTATTTCGACATGCTGTTCAACCACGACTGGGAACTGCGCAAGAGCCCGGCCGGCGCCTGGCAGTGGGAACCGGTCGCGATCGAGGACGCGGACCGGCCGGTGGATGTGGAAGATCCCTCGATCCGCCACAACCCGATCATGACCGATGCCGACATGGCGATGAAGGTCGATCCGGTCTATCGGGAAATCTCGCTCCGCTTCAAGGACGACCAGGCCTATTTCTCGGACGTCTTCGCCCGCGCCTGGTTCAAGCTGACCCACCGCGACATGGGGCCGAAGGTCCGTTACGTCGGCCCCGACGTGCCGGCCGAAGACCTGATCTGGCAGGATCCGGTGCCCGCCGGCCGCACGGACTATGACGTCGCCGCCGTGAAGGCGCAGATCGCGGCCGGCGGCCTTGCCGTCGCCGACCTCGTCGCCACCGCCTGGGACAGTGCCCGCACCTTCCGCGGTTCCGACATGCGCGGCGGCGCCAACGGCGCCCGTCTCCGCCTCGCCCCCCAGAAGGATTGGGAAGGCAACGAGCCGGCCCGCCTGGCCAAGGTCCTGGCGGTGCTGGAGCCGATCGCGGCGGCAGCGGGGGCGAGTGTCGCCGACGTCATCGTCCTGGCCGGCAATGTCGGCATCGAACAGGCGGCCAAGGCTGCCGGTGTCGATGTCGCCGTGCCCTTCGCGCCCGGCCGCGGCGATGCCACCGATGCCGGGACCGACGCCGCCTCCTTCGCGGTGCTGGAGCCGATCCACGACGGTTTCCGCAACTGGCTGAAGCGGGACTATGCCCCCGCGGCCGAGGAACTGCTGCTCGACCGGGCCCAGCTCATGGGCCTGACGGCGCCGGAAGTGACCGTGCTGGTCGGCGGGCTGCGCGTCCTCGGGGCCAATCACGGCGGCAGCCGGCACGGCGTCTTCACCGAGCGGGCAGGGGCCCTGACCACCGACTTCTTCGTCGCCCTGACCGACATGGCCTATGCCTGGAAGCCGGCGGGCCAGGGGGTCTATGCGGTGGTCGACCGCAAGACCGGTGCTGCGAAATGGACGGCGACCCGGGTCGACCTCGTGTTCGGCTCGAATTCGATCCTGCGCGCCTATGCCGAAGTCTATGCCCAGGACGACGCCGGGGAGAAGTTCGTGCACGACTTCGTCGCCGCCTGGACCAAGGTGATGAACGCCGATCGTTACGATCTGGCGTGA
- a CDS encoding TonB-dependent receptor, which translates to MAYRVLRFALACSAVTLAATPGRPALAEAEEGQAITLETVTVTARRREEAAQEAPVAVTVITADAIGRGAVDDLEDAAFGSLNTVFSPQGGPLTIRGIGSLGISGGVDRQPAVGVFLDDVYIARPFGYPAFLDDAARIEVVRGSQSTLYGKNTIGGAVNLILREPGDPGIELEGSLGTGPAGRVKATVDAPLEGSNFEVRASLSWTGGDGFIDNRADGETVSDTGAFAGRAVLAGPLGLATDLKVSVDYTSIRDDGGLWYAPLGLAFDHATEQDYPAANSRDIGGLAIRLDHAFEGMALTAVSALRGHEMDAVLDGDFTAFPVLAQAQTEWQRQISQEIRLASTGAGRLRWLGGLYYMHEMFDGDQFYELASVPRALWSRTTYDQTTDTYAVFGELGYRIVPAIELVGGLRYTHEEKSAVAETSTPSGTFMFGTPGKAVDDAAFDDVSPELALNWRFAPGDVAYAKVSRGYKSGGISPFIDVNGQPNRYDPEVTVTYEVGAKTTWWGDRLTLNAALFHIDWQDQQAVVYTSPVTRVIRNAAAATSQGFEIEGAVQLGAGLGLSAGYGWLDATYDDFRDAILGADHAGNRLPYAPRHSVSAGAHFGREIGGGLFLSGAVDYAFRSSYAFSADNAYLQGETHIVGARLGLEGERWAATVWGRNLTDESYLSQYFSMGGTDYGVAAEGRTLGVTLKVRL; encoded by the coding sequence ATGGCTTACCGGGTCTTGCGTTTCGCGCTGGCGTGCAGCGCCGTCACCCTGGCGGCGACGCCCGGCCGTCCGGCCCTCGCGGAGGCGGAGGAGGGGCAGGCGATCACGCTCGAAACCGTGACGGTTACCGCCCGCCGGCGCGAGGAGGCGGCGCAGGAAGCCCCGGTGGCGGTGACCGTGATCACGGCCGATGCCATCGGCCGGGGCGCCGTCGACGACCTGGAGGACGCGGCCTTCGGCAGCCTGAACACCGTGTTCAGCCCGCAGGGCGGGCCGCTGACCATCCGCGGCATCGGCTCGCTCGGGATCTCGGGCGGGGTCGATCGCCAGCCGGCGGTGGGCGTCTTCCTCGACGATGTCTATATCGCCCGTCCCTTCGGCTATCCCGCCTTCCTCGACGATGCGGCGCGGATCGAGGTGGTGCGCGGCTCGCAGTCGACGCTTTACGGCAAGAACACCATCGGCGGCGCGGTGAACCTGATCCTGCGGGAGCCGGGCGATCCCGGCATCGAACTGGAGGGCAGCCTGGGCACGGGGCCGGCCGGGCGGGTGAAGGCCACGGTCGATGCCCCGCTCGAGGGCAGCAATTTCGAGGTGCGGGCCAGCCTGTCGTGGACCGGCGGGGACGGTTTCATCGACAACCGGGCGGATGGCGAGACCGTGTCGGACACCGGCGCCTTTGCCGGCCGCGCGGTGCTGGCCGGCCCGCTCGGCCTTGCCACCGACCTCAAGGTCTCGGTGGATTACACCAGCATCCGCGACGACGGCGGCCTGTGGTACGCCCCTCTCGGCCTCGCCTTCGACCATGCCACCGAGCAGGATTACCCGGCGGCGAACAGCCGCGACATCGGCGGCCTTGCCATCCGCCTCGACCATGCCTTCGAGGGCATGGCGCTGACCGCCGTCTCGGCCCTGCGCGGGCACGAGATGGATGCGGTGCTGGACGGCGATTTCACCGCCTTTCCCGTCCTCGCCCAGGCGCAGACCGAATGGCAGCGCCAGATCAGCCAGGAGATCCGCCTGGCCTCGACCGGGGCGGGGCGCCTCCGCTGGCTCGGTGGGCTCTATTACATGCACGAGATGTTCGACGGCGACCAGTTCTACGAACTCGCCAGCGTGCCCCGCGCGCTGTGGAGCCGCACCACCTACGACCAGACGACCGATACCTATGCCGTCTTCGGCGAGCTTGGCTACCGGATCGTCCCCGCGATCGAACTGGTGGGCGGCCTGCGTTACACCCATGAGGAGAAATCGGCGGTCGCCGAAACCTCGACCCCGAGCGGCACCTTCATGTTCGGCACCCCGGGCAAGGCGGTCGACGATGCCGCCTTCGACGATGTCTCGCCCGAGCTGGCCCTCAACTGGCGCTTCGCCCCCGGCGATGTCGCCTATGCCAAGGTCAGCCGGGGCTACAAGTCCGGCGGCATCAGCCCCTTCATCGACGTGAACGGCCAGCCCAACCGCTATGACCCGGAAGTGACCGTCACCTATGAGGTCGGCGCCAAGACCACCTGGTGGGGCGACCGCCTGACCTTGAACGCCGCCCTGTTCCATATCGACTGGCAGGACCAGCAGGCCGTCGTCTATACGAGCCCGGTCACCCGGGTGATCCGCAATGCGGCGGCCGCCACGTCCCAGGGCTTCGAGATCGAGGGCGCGGTGCAATTGGGCGCCGGGCTCGGCCTTTCCGCCGGCTACGGCTGGCTCGACGCCACCTACGACGACTTCAGGGACGCTATCCTCGGCGCCGATCACGCCGGCAACCGGCTGCCCTATGCGCCGCGGCACAGCGTTTCGGCGGGCGCCCATTTCGGGCGGGAGATCGGCGGCGGCCTCTTCCTCAGCGGCGCGGTGGACTATGCCTTCCGCTCGTCCTATGCCTTTTCGGCCGACAATGCCTATCTCCAGGGCGAGACCCACATCGTCGGCGCCCGCCTCGGCCTCGAGGGCGAGCGCTGGGCGGCCACGGTCTGGGGCCGGAACCTGACCGACGAAAGCTATCTCAGCCAGTATTTCAGCATGGGCGGCACCGATTACGGCGTCGCCGCCGAGGGCCGCACCCTCGGGGTTACGCTGAAGGTGCGGCTGTGA
- a CDS encoding ABC transporter substrate-binding protein, whose amino-acid sequence MFRLVLSLLGLLALAPAALAGPRVVSMNLCADELVLRLADPGQVASVSYLAADRRISTVADLAAGLPLNHGLAEEVVRHGPDLVIAGKYTTRTTVALLRRFGLPVLDLDVPVTFDAVAEQIREVAAALEQPARGEALIAAITAGLAAVPARARPLRALVLRPNGVTAGRGSLVDTLLVRAGLVNLGAGEELQGYSSLPLERVVGLKPDLLILDSDPYPAPALAYDVLRHPVLQDLPFDLEVIGVPNRLWTCAGPGIVEALGILAGEGYTRLSGR is encoded by the coding sequence GTGTTCCGGCTAGTCTTGTCTCTGCTGGGGTTGCTGGCGCTCGCGCCGGCGGCCCTGGCCGGGCCCCGGGTCGTCTCGATGAATCTCTGCGCCGACGAACTGGTGCTGCGCCTCGCGGATCCGGGGCAGGTCGCTTCCGTTTCCTATCTCGCGGCCGATCGCCGGATCTCGACCGTTGCCGATCTCGCCGCCGGCCTGCCGCTGAACCATGGCCTGGCGGAAGAAGTGGTGCGCCACGGGCCCGATCTCGTCATCGCCGGGAAATATACCACGCGGACCACCGTCGCCCTGCTGCGCCGCTTCGGCCTGCCGGTGCTCGACCTCGACGTGCCGGTGACCTTCGATGCGGTGGCGGAGCAGATCCGCGAAGTGGCGGCGGCCCTGGAACAACCCGCCCGGGGCGAGGCCCTGATCGCCGCGATCACCGCCGGCCTCGCCGCCGTGCCGGCCCGCGCCCGTCCCTTACGCGCCCTGGTGCTGCGGCCGAATGGCGTCACCGCGGGGCGGGGCTCCCTGGTCGATACGCTGCTGGTCCGGGCCGGCCTCGTCAATCTCGGCGCCGGCGAGGAGTTGCAAGGCTACAGCAGCCTGCCGCTCGAACGGGTGGTCGGCCTGAAGCCGGACCTCCTGATCCTGGACAGCGATCCCTATCCGGCGCCGGCCCTTGCCTATGACGTCCTGCGTCACCCGGTTCTCCAGGACCTGCCCTTCGACCTCGAGGTGATCGGCGTGCCCAACCGCCTGTGGACCTGCGCCGGTCCCGGCATCGTCGAAGCCCTGGGCATCCTGGCCGGGGAGGGTTACACCCGGCTGTCGGGCCGCTGA
- a CDS encoding TonB-dependent receptor plug domain-containing protein yields the protein MLRLGVLFTTVSTIALAAVAGARAEEAEFLPEVSVSANRGEATPLTAVGSAVTIITAAELEAKQVRVISDALRLIPGVAVSRTGTIGNQTQVRIRGSEGNQTLVMIDGVVVNNPASSSEFDFGHLLTQDVERIEVLRGPQSALYGSDAVGGVINIITKKGGGTPTVTASLEGGSNATVIGNVSAAAAGEGFSIRAGTTATTTEGTSSAAKWRGNGEDDAYRGITSYVNASFDPLKMLGFDVVFRDSHFKGEYDDFGLRPGDTTSVYQYAYDANSGSRGDETFARGQARLSLLDGRWSHKLGLAHFRTEMDYLGNGAVTSSSKGESTTYDYQTDYSFDTPALAAAHLVTFAYEHKRDEIDSYVEKEVEQDSYVGQYQLRLFEDLSLTGAVRRDTHDLFEDATTFRLTSAYYLDGTGTKFRASYGTGVKNPTINELYGFGGSYKGNPDLKPEKGKGWDAGIDQSFFADRLTLGLTYFDQRITDEIGTAYVFDAGSGTFVGTPVNDPATSRHRGVEVELLAQPVEALTVRLSYSYTHARDGKTRMAEVRRPANQGSLDIGYRFLDGRASANLGLVYTGDFKDVVYTRTWSSVVYDMDSYVVANIAGSYRLTDAVEVFGRVENLFDENYEEVYSYGSLGRSAFAGVKATF from the coding sequence ATGCTGCGGCTTGGGGTCTTGTTCACCACCGTCTCGACCATCGCTCTGGCCGCCGTCGCCGGCGCCCGCGCCGAGGAGGCGGAATTTCTGCCGGAAGTTTCCGTCAGCGCCAATCGCGGCGAAGCGACGCCGCTGACCGCGGTCGGCAGCGCCGTCACCATCATCACCGCCGCGGAACTGGAAGCGAAGCAGGTGCGCGTGATCTCCGACGCCCTGCGCCTCATTCCCGGCGTCGCGGTCAGCCGCACCGGCACCATCGGCAACCAGACCCAGGTCCGCATCCGCGGTTCCGAAGGGAACCAGACCCTGGTGATGATCGACGGTGTCGTCGTCAACAATCCGGCCTCCAGTTCCGAATTCGATTTCGGCCACCTGCTGACCCAGGATGTCGAGCGGATCGAGGTGCTGCGCGGGCCGCAAAGCGCGCTTTACGGCTCGGACGCGGTCGGCGGCGTGATCAATATCATCACGAAGAAGGGCGGCGGCACGCCCACGGTCACGGCCAGCCTCGAGGGCGGCAGCAATGCGACCGTGATCGGCAATGTCTCGGCCGCCGCCGCGGGGGAGGGGTTCTCGATCCGCGCCGGCACCACCGCGACCACGACCGAGGGCACGTCCTCGGCCGCCAAATGGCGCGGCAACGGCGAGGACGACGCCTATCGCGGCATCACCTCCTATGTGAATGCCAGCTTCGATCCCCTGAAGATGCTCGGCTTCGACGTCGTCTTCCGCGACAGCCATTTCAAGGGCGAATACGACGATTTCGGCCTGCGCCCGGGCGATACCACCAGCGTCTACCAATATGCCTATGACGCCAATTCCGGCTCGCGCGGGGACGAGACCTTCGCCCGCGGCCAGGCCCGCCTGTCCCTGCTCGACGGCCGGTGGAGCCACAAGCTCGGCCTCGCCCATTTCCGCACCGAGATGGATTACCTCGGCAACGGCGCCGTCACCTCGTCGTCGAAGGGCGAGAGCACGACCTATGATTACCAGACCGATTACAGCTTCGACACGCCGGCGCTCGCCGCCGCCCATCTCGTCACCTTCGCCTATGAGCACAAGCGCGACGAGATCGATTCCTATGTCGAGAAGGAGGTCGAGCAGGATTCCTACGTCGGCCAGTACCAGCTGCGCCTGTTCGAGGACCTGAGCCTGACCGGCGCCGTCCGCCGCGATACCCACGACCTGTTCGAGGATGCGACCACCTTCCGCCTGACCTCGGCCTATTACCTCGACGGCACGGGGACCAAGTTCCGCGCCTCCTATGGCACCGGGGTGAAGAACCCGACCATCAACGAACTCTACGGCTTCGGCGGCAGCTACAAGGGCAACCCGGACCTGAAGCCGGAAAAGGGCAAGGGCTGGGATGCCGGCATCGACCAGTCCTTCTTCGCCGACCGCCTGACCCTGGGCCTGACCTATTTCGACCAGCGGATCACCGACGAGATCGGCACCGCCTATGTCTTCGATGCCGGCAGCGGCACCTTCGTCGGCACGCCGGTCAACGATCCCGCGACCTCGCGCCACCGCGGCGTCGAAGTCGAGCTTCTGGCCCAGCCGGTCGAGGCCCTGACCGTCCGTCTCTCCTATAGTTACACCCACGCCCGGGACGGCAAGACCCGGATGGCCGAGGTCCGCCGCCCGGCCAACCAGGGCAGCCTCGACATCGGCTACCGCTTCCTCGACGGCAGGGCCAGCGCCAATCTCGGCCTCGTCTATACCGGCGACTTCAAGGACGTGGTCTATACCAGGACCTGGTCGTCCGTCGTCTATGACATGGACAGTTACGTCGTCGCCAATATCGCCGGTTCCTACCGGCTGACCGATGCGGTCGAGGTCTTCGGCCGGGTCGAGAACCTGTTCGACGAGAACTACGAGGAAGTCTATTCCTACGGCTCCCTCGGCCGGTCGGCCTTTGCCGGCGTGAAGGCGACGTTCTGA
- a CDS encoding cupin domain-containing protein has translation MKPRPPVGTRFDLPGFSGRITGWLGDNAVIEARVTGEIPGHAAAADEFALVIEGSIVFEAAGMPAVTLGPGDHRVVPAGVYHSGRATGEARLILIGPLDP, from the coding sequence ATGAAGCCGCGCCCGCCCGTCGGCACGCGGTTCGACCTGCCCGGCTTTTCCGGCCGCATCACCGGCTGGCTGGGCGACAATGCGGTGATCGAGGCAAGGGTGACCGGGGAAATCCCGGGCCATGCCGCCGCCGCGGACGAATTCGCCTTGGTCATCGAGGGGAGCATCGTCTTCGAGGCGGCGGGGATGCCGGCCGTCACCCTCGGCCCCGGCGACCACCGGGTGGTGCCGGCCGGGGTCTATCACAGCGGCCGCGCAACGGGCGAGGCCCGGCTGATCCTGATCGGGCCGCTCGACCCCTGA
- a CDS encoding DUF7676 family protein encodes MNAVSRIVEETGSGRVEIFPLAVEPDFLFGLFRLLFENHWHEIVFGPCVQGAVFEIAVDAAPKKVSIFDGYLTVDFGKWHFHVCIGENKGGPRNPTPAGLAAHRRTARAELYRNLSPEGTPRSWGLRLFNGGGEQQITVFLPNPLLTPEMKPARPPDFARLALWDKLRERCLGLAPDPLDRTAKGFPCSG; translated from the coding sequence ATGAACGCCGTCTCCCGCATCGTCGAGGAGACGGGCAGCGGCCGGGTGGAGATCTTCCCCCTGGCCGTCGAGCCCGATTTCCTGTTCGGCCTGTTCCGGCTGCTGTTCGAGAACCATTGGCACGAAATCGTCTTCGGCCCCTGCGTGCAGGGCGCCGTTTTCGAAATCGCCGTCGATGCCGCACCGAAGAAGGTGAGTATCTTCGACGGTTACCTGACCGTCGATTTCGGCAAGTGGCATTTCCACGTCTGCATCGGCGAGAACAAAGGCGGCCCGCGCAACCCGACGCCGGCCGGGCTTGCCGCCCATCGCCGCACCGCCCGGGCGGAACTGTATCGCAATCTTTCGCCCGAAGGCACGCCGCGGTCCTGGGGCCTGCGCCTGTTCAACGGCGGGGGCGAGCAGCAGATCACCGTGTTTCTGCCCAATCCCCTGCTGACGCCCGAGATGAAGCCGGCCCGGCCGCCGGATTTCGCCCGGCTCGCCCTTTGGGACAAGCTGCGCGAGCGCTGCCTCGGCCTTGCGCCCGATCCCCTGGACCGGACCGCCAAGGGCTTTCCGTGTTCCGGCTAG
- a CDS encoding class I SAM-dependent methyltransferase: protein MAASIADWLTDRIARRPAGWLGRALYRKALGHRPGFDAVLREVPPAPGEHILDVGCGGGAFLARVLATGASACGFDHSTDMLATTADQNAAAVAAGRLHLDQGDAGALPYADGRFDRVYCLNAFFFFPDPARATAEMARVLKPGGTLAIITTPPEQAARMRAFFGPIGRRMRFDAPEDLDRWGAPAGLARLGLHAVGPAGFLHVARKGAPA from the coding sequence ATGGCCGCCTCCATTGCCGATTGGCTGACCGACCGCATCGCCCGCCGCCCCGCGGGCTGGCTCGGCCGGGCGCTGTACCGCAAGGCGCTGGGCCACCGGCCGGGTTTCGACGCGGTGCTGCGCGAAGTGCCGCCGGCCCCGGGCGAGCATATCCTCGATGTCGGCTGCGGCGGCGGCGCCTTTCTCGCCCGGGTCCTGGCGACGGGGGCGAGCGCCTGCGGCTTCGATCACAGCACAGATATGCTGGCCACCACCGCGGACCAGAATGCGGCGGCGGTGGCGGCGGGGCGCCTGCACCTCGACCAGGGGGATGCCGGCGCGCTGCCCTATGCGGATGGCCGGTTCGACCGGGTCTATTGCCTGAACGCCTTCTTCTTCTTTCCCGATCCCGCGCGGGCGACGGCGGAAATGGCCCGGGTGCTGAAGCCCGGCGGCACCCTGGCCATCATCACCACGCCGCCGGAACAGGCGGCGCGGATGCGGGCGTTCTTCGGCCCCATCGGCCGGCGCATGCGCTTCGATGCCCCGGAAGACCTGGACCGCTGGGGGGCGCCGGCCGGTCTCGCCCGCCTCGGGCTGCATGCGGTCGGCCCTGCCGGCTTCCTCCATGTCGCGCGGAAGGGGGCGCCGGCATGA
- a CDS encoding MFS transporter yields the protein MSRPPAAPGLGLIGALYVTQGIPLGFAFEALPVLLRAGGADLDLIALVPLAGMPWIVKLFWAPLVENRWIGALGRRRTWIVTMQGLMVLCMAALAALPMTAAAAPAIIALVLVAALAGATQDTATDGLAAESLRGSRLALANAFQIGGMMAGFMAGGAGFLILADGIGTAGGLLVLALALAAALVPVLLWSEGAPAAAAPARLAAGLRRPGVLRLLALAAVYATLQTAGGGVSRLLLVDHGWSMAAIGALSLVGGLAMIAASPVAARLLTVFSPRGVIVAGLLLAGLGLGLWLPVAQGWGGTWLPHAAIVVLSAGAGLAAVAVSTLFMGFAGRGGQAGTDFTLLQSAQVLGETAAGSLAVALAGALGYRDGLLVLLAWALVVVAIARRATAKGKH from the coding sequence GTGAGCCGGCCGCCGGCCGCGCCCGGCCTCGGCCTGATCGGCGCGCTCTATGTCACCCAGGGCATTCCGCTCGGCTTCGCCTTCGAGGCCTTGCCCGTGCTGCTGCGGGCGGGCGGGGCCGATCTCGACCTGATCGCCCTGGTGCCGCTGGCCGGCATGCCCTGGATCGTGAAACTGTTCTGGGCGCCGCTGGTCGAGAACCGCTGGATCGGCGCGCTGGGCCGCCGGCGCACCTGGATCGTCACCATGCAGGGGCTGATGGTGCTGTGCATGGCAGCGCTGGCGGCCCTGCCCATGACGGCGGCGGCGGCCCCGGCGATCATCGCCCTGGTCCTGGTCGCGGCCCTGGCCGGCGCCACCCAGGATACGGCGACCGACGGCCTCGCCGCCGAGAGCCTGCGGGGATCGCGCCTCGCCCTGGCCAATGCCTTCCAGATCGGCGGCATGATGGCGGGCTTCATGGCCGGCGGCGCGGGCTTCCTGATCCTGGCCGACGGGATCGGCACGGCGGGCGGCCTGCTGGTTCTCGCCCTGGCCCTCGCCGCGGCGCTGGTCCCCGTCCTGCTGTGGTCCGAAGGCGCGCCGGCGGCGGCTGCGCCGGCACGGCTGGCCGCCGGGCTGCGCCGGCCGGGCGTTCTCCGCCTGCTGGCGCTGGCGGCGGTCTATGCCACGCTGCAGACCGCGGGGGGCGGGGTGTCCCGCCTGCTGCTGGTCGATCACGGCTGGTCGATGGCGGCGATCGGCGCGCTTTCCCTCGTCGGCGGGCTGGCCATGATCGCCGCCTCGCCCGTCGCGGCCCGGCTGCTGACCGTGTTCAGCCCGCGCGGCGTGATCGTGGCCGGCCTGCTGCTGGCCGGGCTCGGGCTCGGGCTCTGGCTGCCGGTCGCCCAGGGCTGGGGCGGGACCTGGCTGCCCCATGCGGCGATCGTGGTGCTGTCGGCCGGGGCCGGCCTTGCCGCCGTCGCCGTCTCGACCCTGTTCATGGGTTTCGCCGGCCGGGGCGGGCAGGCGGGCACCGATTTCACCCTGCTGCAATCGGCCCAGGTCCTGGGCGAGACCGCGGCGGGCAGCCTCGCCGTGGCGCTGGCCGGGGCGCTCGGCTATCGCGACGGTCTTCTCGTGCTGCTGGCCTGGGCCCTGGTCGTCGTCGCCATCGCCCGCCGCGCGACCGCGAAAGGAAAACACTGA